The sequence GTGAATGCCGGTCGGGAGTTCCACGGCAAGCGCGATCGTAACATCGGTAGCAACCCAGAACCAGTTACTCTCAAATTCAGCGGTAACGCTCCTTACGACATTGAATGATCTTTCCTGATTTTCACCAATTTACAGAATTGGCAAACCAGGGCAACTTAATCCCCGTTTATCAAGAATGGGTTGCCGACTTGGACACCCCAGTTTCTGCATGGTACAAAGTTTGTGCCGGCCAGCCCTACAGCTTTTTACTGGAGTCAGTAGAAGGTGGTGAAACGATCGGTCGCTATAGCCTGCTAGGTTGCGATCCGTTGTGGGTGCTAGAGACTAGGGATGCACAGACTACTCAATATCATCGGGATGGTACTGTGCAGCAGTTCAACGGTAACCCATTCGATATTTTGGCAAGCTGTCTAGCCCCCTATCACCCGGTTAAAGACATAAACTTGCCCTTAGGAAGTGGTGGTCTGTTTGGGTTTTGGGGCTATGAGCTGATTCACTGGATTGAACCCCGTGTGCCTATCTATCCCCTACAGGAGGATGATCTGCCTGATGGGTTGTGGATGCAGGTCGATAGCATGTTGGTGTTTGACCAAGTGAAACGCAAAATTTGGGCGATCGCCCACGCTGACCTGTCTACTACCCCTGACCTGCGCCAAGCCTATGACCAAGCCTGCGATCGGGTCACTATGCTGGTGCAAAAACTCCAATCCCCTGTCGCTCAATCAGCAACAGCGCTACTGTGGAACAACATTACTCAACAGGCAACCCAAGAACAATCAGTAACTACCCTAGCCAGCAAGCCCGATCAACTGCCTGACTCGGTTATTAGCAACACTACCCGTGATCAGTTTTGTGCCAATGTTGAGGTAGCGAAGGACTATATCCGGGCTGGTGATATTTTTCAAGTTGTTATCTCTCAACGGCTGACAACAACCTACAGCGGTGATCCTTTTGCTCTGTATCGCTCTCTGCGGTTGATTAATCCCTCTCCCTACATGGCCTACTTTCACTTTAATGGCTGGCAAATCATCGGTTCTAGTCCAGAAGTGATGGTGAAGGCAGAACGGTTAGCAACCAATGCGCCGCTCCAAGCTACAGTACGACCGATCGCAGGCACCCGCCCTCGTGGTAAGACTCCGGCTGAAGACGAAGCCCTGGCGGCTGACTTGCTAGCAGATCCCAAGGAAGTTGCTGAACATGTCATGCTTGTAGATTTAGGACGCAATGACCTAGGTCGGGTTTGTGTCAGTGGCACTGTGCGTGTGAATGAGCTGATGGTGATTGAACGCTACTCTCACGTGATGCACATTGTCAGCAATGTGGTGGGTGATTTGGCCCCAGACAAAACTGCTTGGGATCTGTTTAAGGCTTGCTTTCCAGCCGGAACAGTGAGTGGTGCGCCTAAAATTCGGGCTATGGAAATCATCCATGAGCTAGAACCCGATCGTCGTGGCCCATACTCTGGGGTGTATGGCTATTATGATTTTGAAGGCCAACTGAATACAGCGATCTCCATCCGAACCATGATTGTTCGGAACTTAGGTAACGGGCAACATCGTGTTAGTGTTCAAGCTGGTGCAGGCTTAGTAGCCGACTCAGACCCAGACAAGGAATATCAAGAGACACTCAACAAGGCGCGGGGATCCCTAGAGGCAATTCGCTACTTAACGAGGGCTTAACCTGATTTCAACCCCTGCTTTACCTGTTCTTTAGATTACAGAGTAACACTAGATGTAACCACAGCAGTTTCAAGGCAGGTTACTCTATGCTGAATACTCTTACAAATGGTGAAGTAGCATCTTTACTGGATCTGCGCCAACTGTTGGAAGAACTCTATAAGGAACGAACCCTTTATCCTTACACTACTGGTCAGGTAATCCCTCTCAATTCGGATGATGTTTTAGTGGTATGCCGAGGTGTTGTGCAGCTTACGACTCTATATCCTACGGGAGATGAGGCTCTGCTGGGCTTAGTTACGCCTTCGATGCCCTTTGGATTACCATTCACTACAATTCGCCCCTACCAAGCAATGGCAATGACAGATGTGGATGTTATGCGGTTGAGCATGACAGAAATTGAACAGTCTCCTACCTTGACTCGTGGCATTTTTCAGCACCTTAGCCGCCGTCTGCGCCAGACAGAAGCACTTCTCACGATGGTGGGTCATCGCCGTGTTCGCGATCGGCTGTGTGAATTGTTAACCCTGTTAGGTCGCGAGGTAGGGCATCCGGTCGATGAAGGAACACGCATCAATATTCGACTGACCCATCAACACCTAGCTAATGCCATTGGCACAACGCGGGTAACAGTTACTCGCCTGTTAGGGCAACTGCGTGAAGAAAACTGGCTCACAATTGATCGCAATCATTATATTATTCTGCCTCACGCTACCGCTGTGTTGAACAGTCTCTAGGATTCCTGACAAATCTGCGTTAACAGTCGGACACCCTTAGCGCTGGCACGATAGGATAGATTGAGGTATCGGTTTTTCATAGATTAGGTCTAGACTAAGGATAAGGTGATTTGTTGTAGAGAAACAGCCTCCTACAACTTGAACTTGTCATCCTGAGTATAGGGTAAGGCATTGAGGAATTAGTAGACGTGTAAGCAGCTAGTGTTGACACGCAGAGGGGTATGGGATTGTTAAACCGAATTTGGCAGGTTATTCGGGCAAATGTTAGCCATCTCGTTAGCCAGGCTGAGGATCCAGAGAAGATTCTGGAACAAGCTGTTTTGGAGATGCAAGAGGACTTGATCCAACTTCGACAGGCTGTTGCCCAGGCAATCGCTACCCAAAAACGCACAGAGCGTCAACAGGCACAGGCGCAATCTCAAGCTGATGAGTGGTATCGGCGTGCTCAACTAGCGCTGCAAAAGGATGACGAGTTGCTAGCGAGAGAGGCCCTCAATCGCCGTCAAACTTACTTGGAAACTGCTAAAACCCTACAAACACAACTTCAACAGCAAGTTACGATTGTCGAGCAGTTGAAGCGCAACATGCTTGTATTGGAAAGTAAGCTCACAGAGGCCAAAACCAAGAAGGATATGTACATTGCCCGTGCTCGATCAGCTAAAGCATCCCAAAACTTGCATGAAATGATGGGGCGCATGGGGTCTGGTGGAGCAGCCGCTGCCTTTGAACGCATGGAAGAAAAGGTCTTGCAACTAGAAGCGCAGGCATCAGCTGTAGCAGATTTGTCAGCAGATAGCCTAGATCAGCGGTTTGCCGCACTAGAATCAGGTGGTAGTGTAGAGGAAGAACTAGCAGCCCTTA comes from Cyanobacteriota bacterium and encodes:
- a CDS encoding PspA/IM30 family protein produces the protein MGLLNRIWQVIRANVSHLVSQAEDPEKILEQAVLEMQEDLIQLRQAVAQAIATQKRTERQQAQAQSQADEWYRRAQLALQKDDELLAREALNRRQTYLETAKTLQTQLQQQVTIVEQLKRNMLVLESKLTEAKTKKDMYIARARSAKASQNLHEMMGRMGSGGAAAAFERMEEKVLQLEAQASAVADLSADSLDQRFAALESGGSVEEELAALKAQLASEPPPAELPPDATGNG
- a CDS encoding Crp/Fnr family transcriptional regulator; this encodes MLNTLTNGEVASLLDLRQLLEELYKERTLYPYTTGQVIPLNSDDVLVVCRGVVQLTTLYPTGDEALLGLVTPSMPFGLPFTTIRPYQAMAMTDVDVMRLSMTEIEQSPTLTRGIFQHLSRRLRQTEALLTMVGHRRVRDRLCELLTLLGREVGHPVDEGTRINIRLTHQHLANAIGTTRVTVTRLLGQLREENWLTIDRNHYIILPHATAVLNSL
- the trpE gene encoding anthranilate synthase component I, translating into MIFPDFHQFTELANQGNLIPVYQEWVADLDTPVSAWYKVCAGQPYSFLLESVEGGETIGRYSLLGCDPLWVLETRDAQTTQYHRDGTVQQFNGNPFDILASCLAPYHPVKDINLPLGSGGLFGFWGYELIHWIEPRVPIYPLQEDDLPDGLWMQVDSMLVFDQVKRKIWAIAHADLSTTPDLRQAYDQACDRVTMLVQKLQSPVAQSATALLWNNITQQATQEQSVTTLASKPDQLPDSVISNTTRDQFCANVEVAKDYIRAGDIFQVVISQRLTTTYSGDPFALYRSLRLINPSPYMAYFHFNGWQIIGSSPEVMVKAERLATNAPLQATVRPIAGTRPRGKTPAEDEALAADLLADPKEVAEHVMLVDLGRNDLGRVCVSGTVRVNELMVIERYSHVMHIVSNVVGDLAPDKTAWDLFKACFPAGTVSGAPKIRAMEIIHELEPDRRGPYSGVYGYYDFEGQLNTAISIRTMIVRNLGNGQHRVSVQAGAGLVADSDPDKEYQETLNKARGSLEAIRYLTRA